The Caulobacter sp. 73W region CTCGGCCTGGACATGGCCCGCGACGACTTCACCGCCAGCTTCGCCGACGCGGCCGACGCTGGGGAGCAGCTGCCTACCGCCCGCGCCTATGCCCGCAAGCGGTTCGAGCGGTTGATCGTGCCCTTCGCCATGCCGCTGCTGATCGGGCCGGGGGCGATCTCGACGGTGGTGATCTATGCGTCGGAGGCCAAGGCCGCCGGCCTGGCCGGGGCGCTGGCGGGTATCCTGGCCATCGCCGGGGTGTCGCTGACCGTGGTCATGGCCTTCTGGGCGACGCCGCTGATCACCCGCCTGCTGGGCCGCATCGGCCTGACCATCGTGGTGCGGGTGCTGGGCCTTATCCTGTGCGCCATGGCGGTGCAGTTCATCATCATAGGCGCCGCCGACGCCACGCGCGGCATCATCCGCTACGAAGCCGCCAGCCCTTACGCCGACGGCAACTAGGCCTTCCTGAACCGGCTCTGCTGGCTGGCCATCAGCGCCAGGGCCCAGTCGTCGGGCAGAATCTTGGCCAGGGCGACGATGGCCTTGTTGGGGGCGCCCGTGACGCAGACGGGACGGTTGGCCTCGGCGGCCTCGTAACCCGTGGCGGCCACCTCGTCGGCGCCCAGCCACATCCAGGGCGGGGTCGAGCCCTGGGTCTGCTCGCGGGTGCCGTTGACGTCGTGGAATTCGGTGAAGGTGAAGCCGGGGCACAGGGCGCTGACATGAACGCCGGTGGACAGGTTCTCCAGGTGCAGGCTCTGGGAGAACTTCACCAGGAAGCCCTTGGAGGCGGCGTACAGGGTGTGGCCGGCCGCGCCCGGAACCATGCCGGCGACCGAGGCGACGTTGATGATGCGCCCGAACCTCCGCTCCACCATGCCCGGCAGGACGCGGTGCGTGGTCTCGCAAACGGCGGTCACCATCAGCTGCAGGAAGGCGGCCTGATCGGCCCAGGTCGTCTGGGCGTAGCTGCCGGGCAGGCCGTAGCCGGCGTTGTTGACCAGGGCGTCGACCACGCGGCCCTGCTCCTCGATTCCGGCCAGGACGGCCTCGACCCCGCCCTCGGCGGCCAGGTCGCCCGGCACGGTCAGGGCCTCGACCCCGAAACGCAGGGAGATTTCGCCGGCCAGCTGCTCCAGCCGGTCGGCGCGGCGGGCGGTCAGGGCGACGTCATAGCCGTGGGCGGCGTAGATGCGGGCGAAGGCGGCGCCGATGCCGGCGGAAGCGCCGGTGATCAACGCAAGGCGGCGGGCCATGAAAAGGTCACCTCGTCAGGAAGGCGGCGAGATTGGCCCGCTCCGCCAAGCTAGGCAACAGCGCGCGGCGACTCCGCTTCGGCCAACAGGTCGGCGACGGTGATCTCGGAGAGCCGGTTGCGGGCCGCTTCATCGGCCGCGGCCAGGACGCCGCGAACGGCGTCGGGGATCTTCTCGCCGATGGGGCAGCCCTTGGCCCCCGGCGGCGGGGTGCCCAGGTGGGTGCAGCCGCCGACGGCCTTCAGAACCTCGTCCAGGCGGATGTCCTCGGGCGCCTTCAGCAGCCAGGCGCCGCCGCTGGCCCCGGCGCGGGCCCCGACCAGACCGGCGCGGCCGAGCATGGCCGTGACGCGGCGGACGACGACCGGATTGGTCGGCATCGAAGCCGCGAGCATGGCGCTGGCCACCGCCTTGTCGGCCGAAAACGCCTGCTTGTGGGCCAGATAGGCCAGGGCGTGCGCGGCGACAGGGAATTTCTGGCTGTCAGACATCTTGTGGTGGAACGTAAGGCGCTATTGCGCGCGTTCAATGGCAAACTGTGCAAATGCGGCGTTGCTGTCATTGTATGCGCTCTGGAAAGGGTGTATCGCGCGCCGCTCGATCATTGGGGCTCCGCCATCGCGGACCATGCCCCGGAGGGATTGAATGGCTGATCAGGCCTCTGGCGGTTCCGCAGATTCCGCCGTATCGGCGACTTCAGCCGACTCCCCGCAAAATTCCGCGCACGACAGCCACGGCCCCAAGGGCCAGGCCTTCCTGGCGCTCGCCCTCGGCTCTGTCGGGGTCGTTTTCGGCGACATCGGGACCAGCCCGCTCTACGCCTTCCGCGAGGCGCTGCACACGGCGGCCGCCGACGGGGTGACGCGCGGCGAGATCCTCGGGGTGGTCTCCCTGGCCCTATGGGCCCTGATCCTGGTCGTGACGATCAAGTACGTATTCTTCGTCATGCGCGCCGACAACAAGGGCGAGGGCGGGGTGCTGTCGCTCATGGCCCTGGCCCAGCGCGCCATCGGCAAGCGGACCCGCACCGTCTTCGTCCTCGGCGTCATCGGCGCGGCGCTGTTCTATGGCGACGCGGTGATCACCCCGGCGATCTCGGTGCTGTCGGCGGTGGAGGGCCTGGGCACCATCCCCGCCCTGGAAGGCAAGATCAGCACCCAGCTGGTCATGCTGATCAGCGTGATCATCCTGGTCGGGCTGTTCATGGTCCAGAGCCACGGCACGGCCAAGGTCGGCCGGTTCTTTGGGCCCGTCTGCGCGGTCTGGTTCCTGACCATGTTCGCGCTGGGGGCCTATCGCTTCGTCGAGCATCCGGATGTGCTGATGGCGATCAGCCCGCACTATGCGGTGCTGTTCCTGGCCGAGCATGGGCTGGTGGGCTTCCTGGTGCTGGGCGCGGTGTTCCTGACGGTGACCGGGGCAGAGGCCCTGACCGCCGACATGGGCCATTTCGGCCGCTGGCCGATCCAGGCCTCGTGGCTGTTCTTCGTCCTGCCCTGCCTGGTGGTGAACTATCTGGGCCAGGGCGCCTTCGCCCTCGCCACCCTGGACCGCGTGGCCGCGGCGGGCGGCGTGTTCCCCAATTCCAACTGGTTCTTCGAGATGGCCCCCGACGCCATCCGCCTGCCGGTGGTGATCCTGTCAGTCCTGGCCACCATCGTCGCCTCGCAGGCGGTGATCACCGGGGCCTTCTCCCTGACCCAGCAGGCGATTCAGCTGGGCCTGCTGCCGCGCATGGACGTACGCCGCACGTCGGAGACCCAGTCGGGCCAGATCTTCGTGCCGCAGATCAACTGGCTGATCCTGATCGGCGTGCTGGCCGTGCTGGTCAGCTTCAAGACCTCTTCGGCCCTGGCCCACGCCTACGGCCTGGCGGTGACCGGCACCATGGTGGTCACCACCCTGATGGCCTTCGTGGTCACGCGCCGCCTGTGGAAGTGGCCGCTGGCCCTCAGCCTGGGCTTCATCGGCCCGCTGTTGCTGCTCGACTTCGCCTTCCTCAGCGCCAACGCCCTTCGCCTGTTCACTGGCGGCTGGCTGCCGCTGCTGATCGCCGGCGGGCTGTTCCTGGTGATGACCACCTGGGTGCGCGGCGCCCAGATCCTGACCGACAAGACGCGCCGTGACTCGGTGCCGCTGATCGACCTGATGGGCATCCTGTCCGCCCGCGCGCCGCATCGCGCGCCGGGCACGGCCATCTTCCTGACCGGCGATCCGGACATGACGCCGGTGGCCCTGATGCACAACCTCAAGCACAACAAGGTGCTGCACGAGAAGAACGTCATCCTCACGGTCCAGACCGCCGAGACCCCGCGCGTCCGCGAGGAGGACCGGGTCCGGATCGAGAAGATCAACGACGACTTCAAGAAGGTCGTCATCACCTACGGCTTCATGGAAAGCCCCAACGTGCCCAAGGCCCTGGGGCTGTGCCGCAAGCAGGGGCT contains the following coding sequences:
- a CDS encoding MarC family protein, with the protein product MIHSDLAVNFFVALFALIDPIGNVPLFAAATVGASIWGRRMVAVYIGLFVLGFLTFFFFSGLSLLQFFGISLPAFRIAGGIILFLLGLDMARDDFTASFADAADAGEQLPTARAYARKRFERLIVPFAMPLLIGPGAISTVVIYASEAKAAGLAGALAGILAIAGVSLTVVMAFWATPLITRLLGRIGLTIVVRVLGLILCAMAVQFIIIGAADATRGIIRYEAASPYADGN
- a CDS encoding SDR family NAD(P)-dependent oxidoreductase encodes the protein MARRLALITGASAGIGAAFARIYAAHGYDVALTARRADRLEQLAGEISLRFGVEALTVPGDLAAEGGVEAVLAGIEEQGRVVDALVNNAGYGLPGSYAQTTWADQAAFLQLMVTAVCETTHRVLPGMVERRFGRIINVASVAGMVPGAAGHTLYAASKGFLVKFSQSLHLENLSTGVHVSALCPGFTFTEFHDVNGTREQTQGSTPPWMWLGADEVAATGYEAAEANRPVCVTGAPNKAIVALAKILPDDWALALMASQQSRFRKA
- a CDS encoding Rrf2 family transcriptional regulator, which codes for MSDSQKFPVAAHALAYLAHKQAFSADKAVASAMLAASMPTNPVVVRRVTAMLGRAGLVGARAGASGGAWLLKAPEDIRLDEVLKAVGGCTHLGTPPPGAKGCPIGEKIPDAVRGVLAAADEAARNRLSEITVADLLAEAESPRAVA
- a CDS encoding potassium transporter Kup → MADQASGGSADSAVSATSADSPQNSAHDSHGPKGQAFLALALGSVGVVFGDIGTSPLYAFREALHTAAADGVTRGEILGVVSLALWALILVVTIKYVFFVMRADNKGEGGVLSLMALAQRAIGKRTRTVFVLGVIGAALFYGDAVITPAISVLSAVEGLGTIPALEGKISTQLVMLISVIILVGLFMVQSHGTAKVGRFFGPVCAVWFLTMFALGAYRFVEHPDVLMAISPHYAVLFLAEHGLVGFLVLGAVFLTVTGAEALTADMGHFGRWPIQASWLFFVLPCLVVNYLGQGAFALATLDRVAAAGGVFPNSNWFFEMAPDAIRLPVVILSVLATIVASQAVITGAFSLTQQAIQLGLLPRMDVRRTSETQSGQIFVPQINWLILIGVLAVLVSFKTSSALAHAYGLAVTGTMVVTTLMAFVVTRRLWKWPLALSLGFIGPLLLLDFAFLSANALRLFTGGWLPLLIAGGLFLVMTTWVRGAQILTDKTRRDSVPLIDLMGILSARAPHRAPGTAIFLTGDPDMTPVALMHNLKHNKVLHEKNVILTVQTAETPRVREEDRVRIEKINDDFKKVVITYGFMESPNVPKALGLCRKQGLKFDIMATSFFLGRRSLVPSAQSGMPLWQDRLFIFLMRNAANPTDFFKIPPGRVVELGAQVTV